The proteins below are encoded in one region of Odocoileus virginianus isolate 20LAN1187 ecotype Illinois chromosome 34, Ovbor_1.2, whole genome shotgun sequence:
- the TNFAIP3 gene encoding tumor necrosis factor alpha-induced protein 3 isoform X2, translated as MAEQLLPLALYLSNMRKAVKIRERTPADIFKPTNGIIHHFKSMHRYTLEMFRTCQFCPQFREIIHNALIDRNIQASLESQKKLNWCREVRRLVALKTNGDGNCLMHAASQYMWGVQDTDLVLRKALFSTLKETDTRNFKFRWQLESLKSQEFVETGLCYDTRNWTDEWDSLVKMASADTPAARGGLQYHSLEEIHIFVLCNILRRPIIVISDKMLRSLESGSNFAPLKVGGIYLPLHWPAQECYRYPILLGYDSQHFVPLVTMKDSGPEIRAVPLVNRERGRFEDLKVHFLTDPENEMKEKLLKEYLMVVEIPVQGWDHGTTHLINAAKLDEANLPKEINLVDDYFELVQHEYKKWQENSEQGRRNTHPQNPLDPSIPQLSLMDIKCETPNCPFFMSVNTQPLCHECSERRQKNQTKVPKPASKPGPELLPGLVLGTTRGEVWSPAEPAGGPHSAPPTAPSLFLFSETTAMKCRSPGCPFTLNVQHNGFCERCHNARQLPAGRPADPTRLPDPGKCRACLQDVTRTFNGICSTCLKRTTAEAAPNLSSSGSLSFHQRSKSDPSQLAQSLSPHACRRAGPEAPAGHHSPATRTPGERMGTNLVAASGKASPTASRFQNAVPCLGRECGALGSTVFEGYCQKCFIEAQNQRFHEAKRTEEQLRSSQRRDLPRASQSASRSKCAQATCRNVLACCSQELCMECQHLGQRAGTSARRPEHSPEEPPTPRCRAPACDHFGNAKCNGYCNECFQFKQMYG; from the exons ATGGCTGAGCAACTCCTTCCTCTGGCCTTGTATTTGAGCAATATGCGGAAAGCTGTGAAGATACGAGAGAGGACGCCAGCAGATATTTTTAAACCTACCAATGGAATCATTCACCATTTTAAATCCATGCACCGATACACTCTGGAAATGTTCAGAACTTGCCAGTTTTGTCCACAGTTTCGGGAGATCATCCACAATGCTCTCATTGACAGAaacatccaggcttccctggaaaGCCAGAAGAAGCTCAACTGGTGTCGAGAAGTCAGGAGGCTTGTGGCGCTGAAGACAAATG GTGACGGAAACTGCCTCATGCACGCGGCTTCCCAGTACATGTGGGGTGTTCAGGACACAGACTTGGTCCTGAGGAAGGCACTCTTCAGCACCCTCAAGGAGACGGACACGCGCAACTTTAAATTCCGCTGGCAGCTGGAGTCTCTTAAGTCTCAGGAATTCGTGGAAACTGGGCTTTGCTACGACACCCGG AATTGGACTGATGAGTGGGACAGCCTCGTCAAGATGGCATCCGCAGACACACCCGCGGCCCGAGGTGGACTGCAGTATCATTCACTGGAAGAAATACACATATTTGTCCTGTGCAACATCCTCAGAAGGCCAATCATTGTCATTTCAG ACAAAATGCTGAGAAGTTTGGAATCAGGTTCCAATTTTGCTCCTCTGAAGGTGGGTGGGATTTACCTGCCTCTGCACTGGCCTGCCCAGGAATGCTACAGATACCCCATTTTGCTCGGCTATGACAGCCAACACTTTGTACCCCTGGTGACCATGAAGGACAGTGGACCTG AAATCCGAGCTGTTCCCCTTGTTAACAGAGAGCGAGGACGATTTGAAGACTTAAAAGTTCACTTTTTGACAGATCCTGAAAACGAGATGAAGGAAAAGCTCCTGAAAGAGTACTTGATGGTGGTAGAAATCCCTGTTCAAGGCTGGGACCACGGCACCACCCATTTAATTAATGCTGCAAA gTTGGATGAAGCTAACTTACCCAAAGAAATAAACCTGGTAGATGATTACTTTGAACTTGTCCAGCACGAATACAAGAAGTGGCAGGAAAACAGTGAGCAGGGACGGAGAAACACGCACCCCCAGAATCCTCTGGACCCTTCCATCCCCCAGCTTTCTCTCATGGACATCAAATGTGAGACACCCAACTGCCCGTTCTTCATGTCCGTGAACACCCAGCCTTTGTGCCACGAGTGCTCAGAAAGGCGGCAGAAGAACCAAACGAAAGTCCCAAAGCCCGCCTCCAAGCCGGGTCCGGAGCTGCTCCCCGGCCTGGTGCTTGGGACCACCCGGGGGGAGGTCTGGAGCCCCGCGGAGCCCGCCGGAGGCCCCCACTCAGCCCCTCCGACAGCACCCAGCCTCTTCCTGTTCAGCGAGACCACGGCCATGAAGTGCAGGAGCCCCGGCTGCCCCTTTACCCTCAACGTGCAGCACAACGGCTTCTGCGAGCGATGCCACAACGCCCGGCAGCTGCCAGCAGGCCGCCCCGCCGACCCCACGCGGCTTCCCGACCCGGGCAAGTGCCGAGCCTGCCTCCAGGATGTCACCAGGACGTTTAATGGCATCTGCAGTACTTGCCTTAAGAGGACTACAGCCGAGGCCGCCCCAAACCTCAGCTCCAGTGGCTCCCTGTCCTTCCACCAGCGCTCCAAGTCCGACCCCTCACAGCTGGCCCAGAGCCTGTCCCCACATGCCTGCCGCAGAGCCGGGCCCGAGGCACCCGCCGGTCACCACTCCCCGGCCACACGGACTCCAGGGGAAAGGATGGGGACCA ATTTAGTCGCTGCCTCTGGGAAAGCCAGTCCCACAGCCTCCAGGTTCCAGAACGCAGTCCCCTGCCTGGGCAGGGAATGTGGCGCCCTTGGTAGCACCGTGTTTGAAGGATACTGTCAGAAGTGTTTCATTGAAGCTCAGAATCAGAGATTCCATGAAGCAAAAAGGACTGAAGAGCAGCTG AGGTCAAGCCAGCGCAGAGACTTGCCCCGAGCCTCACAGAGCGCCTCCAGGTCCAAGTGCGCACAGGCCACCTGCCGGAATGTGCTGGCCTGCTGCAGCCAGGAGCTCTGCATGGAGTGCCAGCACCTCGGCCAGCGAGCGGGCACCAGTGCCCGCCGGCCAGAGCACAGCCCCGAGGAGCCCCCCACGCCACGCTGCCGGGCCCCCGCCTGCGACCACTTCGGCAACGCCAAGTGCAACGGCTACTGCAATGAGTGCTTTCAGTTCAAGCAGATGTACGGCTAA
- the TNFAIP3 gene encoding tumor necrosis factor alpha-induced protein 3 isoform X1 — MAEQLLPLALYLSNMRKAVKIRERTPADIFKPTNGIIHHFKSMHRYTLEMFRTCQFCPQFREIIHNALIDRNIQASLESQKKLNWCREVRRLVALKTNGDGNCLMHAASQYMWGVQDTDLVLRKALFSTLKETDTRNFKFRWQLESLKSQEFVETGLCYDTRNWTDEWDSLVKMASADTPAARGGLQYHSLEEIHIFVLCNILRRPIIVISDKMLRSLESGSNFAPLKVGGIYLPLHWPAQECYRYPILLGYDSQHFVPLVTMKDSGPEIRAVPLVNRERGRFEDLKVHFLTDPENEMKEKLLKEYLMVVEIPVQGWDHGTTHLINAAKLDEANLPKEINLVDDYFELVQHEYKKWQENSEQGRRNTHPQNPLDPSIPQLSLMDIKCETPNCPFFMSVNTQPLCHECSERRQKNQTKVPKPASKPGPELLPGLVLGTTRGEVWSPAEPAGGPHSAPPTAPSLFLFSETTAMKCRSPGCPFTLNVQHNGFCERCHNARQLPAGRPADPTRLPDPGKCRACLQDVTRTFNGICSTCLKRTTAEAAPNLSSSGSLSFHQRSKSDPSQLAQSLSPHACRRAGPEAPAGHHSPATRTPGERMGTSKCRKAGCMYFGTPENKGFCTLCFIEYRENKHLVAASGKASPTASRFQNAVPCLGRECGALGSTVFEGYCQKCFIEAQNQRFHEAKRTEEQLRSSQRRDLPRASQSASRSKCAQATCRNVLACCSQELCMECQHLGQRAGTSARRPEHSPEEPPTPRCRAPACDHFGNAKCNGYCNECFQFKQMYG; from the exons ATGGCTGAGCAACTCCTTCCTCTGGCCTTGTATTTGAGCAATATGCGGAAAGCTGTGAAGATACGAGAGAGGACGCCAGCAGATATTTTTAAACCTACCAATGGAATCATTCACCATTTTAAATCCATGCACCGATACACTCTGGAAATGTTCAGAACTTGCCAGTTTTGTCCACAGTTTCGGGAGATCATCCACAATGCTCTCATTGACAGAaacatccaggcttccctggaaaGCCAGAAGAAGCTCAACTGGTGTCGAGAAGTCAGGAGGCTTGTGGCGCTGAAGACAAATG GTGACGGAAACTGCCTCATGCACGCGGCTTCCCAGTACATGTGGGGTGTTCAGGACACAGACTTGGTCCTGAGGAAGGCACTCTTCAGCACCCTCAAGGAGACGGACACGCGCAACTTTAAATTCCGCTGGCAGCTGGAGTCTCTTAAGTCTCAGGAATTCGTGGAAACTGGGCTTTGCTACGACACCCGG AATTGGACTGATGAGTGGGACAGCCTCGTCAAGATGGCATCCGCAGACACACCCGCGGCCCGAGGTGGACTGCAGTATCATTCACTGGAAGAAATACACATATTTGTCCTGTGCAACATCCTCAGAAGGCCAATCATTGTCATTTCAG ACAAAATGCTGAGAAGTTTGGAATCAGGTTCCAATTTTGCTCCTCTGAAGGTGGGTGGGATTTACCTGCCTCTGCACTGGCCTGCCCAGGAATGCTACAGATACCCCATTTTGCTCGGCTATGACAGCCAACACTTTGTACCCCTGGTGACCATGAAGGACAGTGGACCTG AAATCCGAGCTGTTCCCCTTGTTAACAGAGAGCGAGGACGATTTGAAGACTTAAAAGTTCACTTTTTGACAGATCCTGAAAACGAGATGAAGGAAAAGCTCCTGAAAGAGTACTTGATGGTGGTAGAAATCCCTGTTCAAGGCTGGGACCACGGCACCACCCATTTAATTAATGCTGCAAA gTTGGATGAAGCTAACTTACCCAAAGAAATAAACCTGGTAGATGATTACTTTGAACTTGTCCAGCACGAATACAAGAAGTGGCAGGAAAACAGTGAGCAGGGACGGAGAAACACGCACCCCCAGAATCCTCTGGACCCTTCCATCCCCCAGCTTTCTCTCATGGACATCAAATGTGAGACACCCAACTGCCCGTTCTTCATGTCCGTGAACACCCAGCCTTTGTGCCACGAGTGCTCAGAAAGGCGGCAGAAGAACCAAACGAAAGTCCCAAAGCCCGCCTCCAAGCCGGGTCCGGAGCTGCTCCCCGGCCTGGTGCTTGGGACCACCCGGGGGGAGGTCTGGAGCCCCGCGGAGCCCGCCGGAGGCCCCCACTCAGCCCCTCCGACAGCACCCAGCCTCTTCCTGTTCAGCGAGACCACGGCCATGAAGTGCAGGAGCCCCGGCTGCCCCTTTACCCTCAACGTGCAGCACAACGGCTTCTGCGAGCGATGCCACAACGCCCGGCAGCTGCCAGCAGGCCGCCCCGCCGACCCCACGCGGCTTCCCGACCCGGGCAAGTGCCGAGCCTGCCTCCAGGATGTCACCAGGACGTTTAATGGCATCTGCAGTACTTGCCTTAAGAGGACTACAGCCGAGGCCGCCCCAAACCTCAGCTCCAGTGGCTCCCTGTCCTTCCACCAGCGCTCCAAGTCCGACCCCTCACAGCTGGCCCAGAGCCTGTCCCCACATGCCTGCCGCAGAGCCGGGCCCGAGGCACCCGCCGGTCACCACTCCCCGGCCACACGGACTCCAGGGGAAAGGATGGGGACCAGTAAGTGCAGGAAAGCGGGCTGCATGTACTTTGGGACCCCAGAGAACAAAGGCTTTTGCACACTGTGTTTCATCGAGTACAGAGAAAATAAAC ATTTAGTCGCTGCCTCTGGGAAAGCCAGTCCCACAGCCTCCAGGTTCCAGAACGCAGTCCCCTGCCTGGGCAGGGAATGTGGCGCCCTTGGTAGCACCGTGTTTGAAGGATACTGTCAGAAGTGTTTCATTGAAGCTCAGAATCAGAGATTCCATGAAGCAAAAAGGACTGAAGAGCAGCTG AGGTCAAGCCAGCGCAGAGACTTGCCCCGAGCCTCACAGAGCGCCTCCAGGTCCAAGTGCGCACAGGCCACCTGCCGGAATGTGCTGGCCTGCTGCAGCCAGGAGCTCTGCATGGAGTGCCAGCACCTCGGCCAGCGAGCGGGCACCAGTGCCCGCCGGCCAGAGCACAGCCCCGAGGAGCCCCCCACGCCACGCTGCCGGGCCCCCGCCTGCGACCACTTCGGCAACGCCAAGTGCAACGGCTACTGCAATGAGTGCTTTCAGTTCAAGCAGATGTACGGCTAA